The following nucleotide sequence is from Pirellulaceae bacterium.
GAGTCAGATTGGCCAGTGTCGCCCCAAAACTCGGAGCTTCTGATGAACAGTAATTACCGTCCCTGGTTTTGGATGAAATTTGGAGTTGCGACTCTGAGTCTTGGGTTTTTGTTCCTCGTGATCGGCTGTACATCAAAGTCGTCAGATTACTCGAATTCGAACGAATTGACCGAGACTCCGGCCGTAACCATTGAGTTTCCCGACGGTGACCCGTCCGTTCCGGCAGACTTGGGGGGGCCAGGATTCACGGGTGAAGGATGGACAACAGCTAAGCCAGGAGTCGTGGGGGATCCCAATGCGGTGAAAGGGGGAGTGATTAGTACATCGATTCCCAACTGGCCTGACAATCTGCGACGTTTTGGGACCGGGTCGAACACTTGGTTGAATTATCTGGTACGAGATCTTTGTTACGAGTCACTCTGCAATGTGGATCCGATGTCTTTAGAGATCGTACCCGGTCTGGCATCACACTGGCAGATTTCGGAAGACAATCTAACGTTTCGCTTTCGCATTGATCCGCGAGCTCATTGGTCAGATGGTTCTCCTGTCGTGGCCGAAGACTGGGCTGAGACTTATCGGCTGATTGATGATGACACGCTCATTGACCCAATGACCAAGCAAACGATTTGTGGAAAGATGGAAGCGCCGAAGATTTTGTCCAAGTACATGTTGGAGGTCAAATGTAAGGAGAAGAGTTGGCGAAATTTTCTCTCTTTTGCCGGCATGACACCGTTGCCCGCTCATGAGATCAACGGCATGACCGGGACGGAGTTTTTAGAGAAGTATAACTTCGCATTTACAGCCACCAGCGGTCCTTATCTTGTGCGGCCGGCAGACATCAAAAAGAATGAATCACTGACGATTACTCGTCGTGATGATTACTGGGCCAAGGATAAAGAGGCTAACAAAGGGCTTTATAATTTTGACAAAATTCGGCTCGTTGTGATTCGAGATCGCCGCTTGGGTTTCGATAAGGCATGCAAGGGGGAAATCGATTTCCACCCTGTGTTCACTGCCAAGTGGTGGGTTGAGGATGTGACGCCTCTACCCGCCTATGAAAACGGTCAACTGATTCGCAGTGAAATCTTCACGCGATATCCAAAGGGGTTTCAAGGAATGGCGTTCAATATGCGGGAACCGCCATTGAACGATGCGCGGGTACGGAAAGCGATTGCGCACCTTTACGACCGGAAGACTTTGCTCAAGAAATTTGCCTATGACCAATATGACGCACTCAAGTCCTATTATCCCGGAAGTGATGCGGCGAATCCAAATAACAAAATGATTGAGTACGATCCGGCAACTGCAGTCAAGTTGTTGTCGGAGGCTGGTTGGACCGAACGCGATGGTGACGGCATCCTGACCAAAGATGGTAAGCGATTGAGCTTCACCATTATGTATCGAAGCGAAGCATTCGAGAAGTATTTAACGAGCGTTCAAGAGTCGTGCCGCAAGGTCGGAGTCGAAGTAATTCTCACGCGAGTGACTCCAGAAACGCTATGGAAAAATATGATGGAGAGAACTTTCCAAGTTGCCAGTATGGCATGGGGAGCCACGCTCTACCCGAATCCTATTTCCAATTGGTCGACTGAAATGGCCGATCAAAAAGGAAGTAACAACATTACGGGATTCAATAATAAAAAAGCAGATGGAATCATTGCAAAGTACGATGCGGAGTTCGAAATCAGCAAACGTACTTTGCTGCTGAGAGAATTGGATGCTTTGATCCATGATCAAGTGCCCTATGCCCTGGATTGGTATAATCCATGTGAACGAATTTTGTACTGGAATAAGTTTGGTATGCCGGCCTACGGTCTGCCACGTTACGGTGAATATGAATCGGCGTTCGTCTACTGGTGGTATGATCCCCAGAAGGCGGATCGGTTAAAGGCCACACTGAAAAATGGTGAGTCCATGGCACCGATTCCCGAGTTACAGATACGTCCTTGGGAAAATGATTCCACGTCTAACCAAGCCACGAACTGAGCCGTACGTTAACTATGACAACGTATTTTATCCGTCGTCTCTTGTTGACGATTCCAACTTTCATCGGCGTTACGCTGATCGTGTTCATGATCACCCGCATCGTTCCTGGCGGTCCCCTGGAGCGGCGGATCATGGAGTTCCGCATGGCCTCGGTTTCTCAGGGGGGGGGTGGCACCACCATCGTTGATTCGACGTCGATGATTCCGGAAACGGCTCTCGATGAATTGAAGAAGACGTTCAATCTGGATAAGCCGGCGTATATCGCTTACGCCATCTGGTTGAAGAACGTTTTTCAACTCGACCTGGGACAGTCGTTTTTCTACAAGGAACCGGTCTGGAAAATGATCACCTCCCGGTTCCCGATTAGTATGACATTTGGACTAACTGGTTTTGTGCTGGCCTATCTGGTTTGTATTCCGCTGGGGATTTACAAAGCACTGAAGCATGGATCTCCATTCGACTTTGTTAGCTCTGCAATTGTCTTTATCGGCTACTCCATTCCCGGTTGGGCGATGGGTGTGTTGTTGCTATTATTTTTTGCGAGTGGACGGTTTCTTGATGTGATGCCGTTAGGTGGCGTTCATGGCATGGGCTACGACGAGTTGCCTCGTATGGTTCAAGCCATGGAAGATCGCGACGAAGTATCTGACGAATTCGGATCTTTTCAATGGGAACGTCTTTCGCCTCTTTCGAAAGCGATTGATACTGGCTATCACATGGTGTTGCCAGTCTTTTGTTATATGTTGGGTGGATTTGCCACCTTAACCGTCTTGATGAAGAATGCTCTGATGGAGAATCTGGGGCAGGACTATGTGCGAACTGGATTTGCCAAAGGTTTGACCGAGCGGCGAGTTGTTTTTGTGCACACGCTGCGTAATTCTTTGATCCCTTTGGCGACCGGACTGGGACATGCGTTGT
It contains:
- a CDS encoding extracellular solute-binding protein: MNSNYRPWFWMKFGVATLSLGFLFLVIGCTSKSSDYSNSNELTETPAVTIEFPDGDPSVPADLGGPGFTGEGWTTAKPGVVGDPNAVKGGVISTSIPNWPDNLRRFGTGSNTWLNYLVRDLCYESLCNVDPMSLEIVPGLASHWQISEDNLTFRFRIDPRAHWSDGSPVVAEDWAETYRLIDDDTLIDPMTKQTICGKMEAPKILSKYMLEVKCKEKSWRNFLSFAGMTPLPAHEINGMTGTEFLEKYNFAFTATSGPYLVRPADIKKNESLTITRRDDYWAKDKEANKGLYNFDKIRLVVIRDRRLGFDKACKGEIDFHPVFTAKWWVEDVTPLPAYENGQLIRSEIFTRYPKGFQGMAFNMREPPLNDARVRKAIAHLYDRKTLLKKFAYDQYDALKSYYPGSDAANPNNKMIEYDPATAVKLLSEAGWTERDGDGILTKDGKRLSFTIMYRSEAFEKYLTSVQESCRKVGVEVILTRVTPETLWKNMMERTFQVASMAWGATLYPNPISNWSTEMADQKGSNNITGFNNKKADGIIAKYDAEFEISKRTLLLRELDALIHDQVPYALDWYNPCERILYWNKFGMPAYGLPRYGEYESAFVYWWYDPQKADRLKATLKNGESMAPIPELQIRPWENDSTSNQATN
- a CDS encoding ABC transporter permease subunit, which translates into the protein MTTYFIRRLLLTIPTFIGVTLIVFMITRIVPGGPLERRIMEFRMASVSQGGGGTTIVDSTSMIPETALDELKKTFNLDKPAYIAYAIWLKNVFQLDLGQSFFYKEPVWKMITSRFPISMTFGLTGFVLAYLVCIPLGIYKALKHGSPFDFVSSAIVFIGYSIPGWAMGVLLLLFFASGRFLDVMPLGGVHGMGYDELPRMVQAMEDRDEVSDEFGSFQWERLSPLSKAIDTGYHMVLPVFCYMLGGFATLTVLMKNALMENLGQDYVRTGFAKGLTERRVVFVHTLRNSLIPLATGLGHALSLIMAGSYLIEFVFNIDGLGYLGFNAIVQRDYAVVMGILVINTLLTLFGNIFSDVLYAVIDPRIRFD